CTGACGGCAAGGTAATGTATAACAAAAACATTATGCTTTCTATCATTAACCTTTCGGCAAAAGAAATAAGCGGCGTTTCATGCCTGTGTTCAAGGTTTGGCAGTCGTATAAAGAAACTGTTTTCTTCCAATTATTTTGAGGGTGTGAAAGTTAATTTTTCAAAAAATAACACCGTGGATGTTGATGTCTATATTAAAGTGTACTTTGGTTACAGTGTAAGTGACGTGGCATACCGTGTTCAGGAAAATATTAAAAACGGCATATCGTCTATGATGGACATAAAGATTGGTAGCATAAATGTGCATGTGCTTGGGGTGGATTTTTCAAAGGAGGAGCTGGTAAAAAGCGTATAACAGGTCTCTCAGCAGAGAGGCTTTTACGTTTTTTTATGTGAAGTGTCATGGGTCGAAGAAGTGAGCGTGAGGTTGCATTCAGATTAATATTTGAGAGGCTCTTTAATGAAGGGGCCGATTTTTTGACAGGTGTAAAACTTCTTGAAGAAGAGGACAACGCTAAGTATGACAGCGGATTTGCAAAGGAGGTTTTGGAAGGTGTAACCCAAAACCTTGGTGTTATAGAGCAGCAAATAAAAGATAACCTGGTTGGCTATAAATTTGAGAGGATATATAAAATAGATTTGAGTTTACTTATTCTTGCAATATACGAAATAAAATATCAGAACACCGACCCAAAGATTGTAATAAATGAAGTGGTGGAGCTTGGTAAAAAGTTTTCAACCGACAAAAGTCCGGCGTTTATCAATGGCATCCTTTCAAAGATAATTAACGGCTGATTTGGCACAGAAAATAAGCATTTTAGGAGTATAATTTGGCACTAAAAGAACTTAGCGTAAGTGAAATATCCAATATTATAACCCGTATATTTGATGCTGAGGAGATGCTTCATGATATTAAGATATACGGCGAAATTTCGGGCTTTCAGATTGTGAGGGGGCACGCTTATTTTTCGATTAAAGATGAAAATGCGCTGCTTAGCTGTGTTATGTTTGGTGTTGGGCATGCAGATATTAAAGACGGCGATCAGGTTCTTGTTACCGGCAGGCTCGGGTATTACGGCAAAAGCGGCAAGCTTCAGTTTTATGCCTCAGTTATTGTTCCTTATGGGCAGGGGATACTTTATCAAAAATTTTTGGCGCTTAAAGAAAGGCTTGAAAAAGAGGGGCTTTTTGATTCTTCTTCAAAAAAGCCAATTCCTAAGGTTGTTAAAAATATTGGTGTGGTTACAAGTGAGACCGGCGCAGTAATACAGGACATTATAAATATTGTGGGCCGCAGAAACCCCTGCGTGAATATATTCCTATATCCCGTGAGGGTGCAGGGTGTAGGGGCTGAAAACAGTATATGCGAGGGTGTGGAGTATTTTTCTCGGCATAAAAATGTGGATGTAATTGTAATAGCACGGGGCGGCGGCAGTTTTGAGGATTTAATGCCTTTTAACAGTGAAATTTTGGCGCGGACGATTTATGCTTCGGAGCTTCCGGTTGTATCGGCTGTAGGGCACGAAACGGACTTTACGATTTGTGATTTTGTCAGCAACCTGAGAGCTCCGACGCCTTCGGCCGCAGCTGAATTGCTTACGCAGGATCCGGGAGATGTTAAAAGCAGGTTAGCTCAAAATTTGACGAGGATGCTTAGTTTATATACTTATTTTTTGCAAAACAACACGGCATATCTGGACGATTTTATGCTTAAACTTGGCAGCGACGCACGGCATGTCATAGAACATAAAAAACAGCGGTTTGTGGATATAGTAAGACGACTGTTGCTGCTCTCGGGCAGTGCTGTGCAAAGGCACGAGGGAGCATTGGGGATTATAAATGAGAGGCTTTTGGGGCATAGTCCTGCAGCAATATTAGATAGGGGTTTTGTAAAGGTATTTAAGGATGGTAAGGCTGTTGTAGAGGCAGGGGCTGTAAATGTGGGGGATAAGCTCAGAATAAGCCTTAGGGACGGCGATATTGAAACGGTAACAGAAAAGATTGATAAAAAGGAGAACTGAAATGGCACAGATATTGAGTTTTGAAGAGAAGTGTAAAAGGCTTGAGCAGATTGTAAGCAAGCTTGAGGACCCAAACTTAAGTTTGAGTGAGGGCACAAAGATTTTTGAAGAAGGCGTAAAGCTGAGCAAAGAATGTTATGCCGAGCTTGAAGGCAGCAAAGGCAAGATTGTTGTTATAAAAAAAGAGCTGGATAAAATTGTAGACGACACAGATAATTAGTGTAAGCAAGCAGAAGTATTAAAAGATACTTATGGCACTTTGTTGGGCTGAGTATTGTTTGCCCATGTCTTATAAAGAAAAGAGGGAGAAAGATGGAATGTTTTAAGGGCGAGTTTTCGCTCTTTTTTGTTTTGGCCAAGGTCTATAAAAACTGCTTTTGACATAGTATATATAAATGGACGGTATAAAAAAGTTTCCTAAAAAAGCAAAACCTCGCAAGCGTGTGCATATACTGTTTGTAGGGCGGCGCAAATACAAATGGATAATCAAGATTACTATTCTCACGCTTTGTCTTGCGCTGTTTGCCGGGATTATTTCGGAGATGATTTTGTCGCGCACCAACATGGTTTTTGCGGTTATAATACTTCTGATATTTTTGTTTGTTAACATAGTTTTTGATATGATAGGCCTT
The Christensenellaceae bacterium DNA segment above includes these coding regions:
- a CDS encoding Asp23/Gls24 family envelope stress response protein; translation: MAYKGNFYNGSSDGKVMYNKNIMLSIINLSAKEISGVSCLCSRFGSRIKKLFSSNYFEGVKVNFSKNNTVDVDVYIKVYFGYSVSDVAYRVQENIKNGISSMMDIKIGSINVHVLGVDFSKEELVKSV
- the nusB gene encoding transcription antitermination factor NusB; this encodes MGRRSEREVAFRLIFERLFNEGADFLTGVKLLEEEDNAKYDSGFAKEVLEGVTQNLGVIEQQIKDNLVGYKFERIYKIDLSLLILAIYEIKYQNTDPKIVINEVVELGKKFSTDKSPAFINGILSKIING
- the xseA gene encoding exodeoxyribonuclease VII large subunit — its product is MALKELSVSEISNIITRIFDAEEMLHDIKIYGEISGFQIVRGHAYFSIKDENALLSCVMFGVGHADIKDGDQVLVTGRLGYYGKSGKLQFYASVIVPYGQGILYQKFLALKERLEKEGLFDSSSKKPIPKVVKNIGVVTSETGAVIQDIINIVGRRNPCVNIFLYPVRVQGVGAENSICEGVEYFSRHKNVDVIVIARGGGSFEDLMPFNSEILARTIYASELPVVSAVGHETDFTICDFVSNLRAPTPSAAAELLTQDPGDVKSRLAQNLTRMLSLYTYFLQNNTAYLDDFMLKLGSDARHVIEHKKQRFVDIVRRLLLLSGSAVQRHEGALGIINERLLGHSPAAILDRGFVKVFKDGKAVVEAGAVNVGDKLRISLRDGDIETVTEKIDKKEN
- the xseB gene encoding exodeoxyribonuclease VII small subunit is translated as MAQILSFEEKCKRLEQIVSKLEDPNLSLSEGTKIFEEGVKLSKECYAELEGSKGKIVVIKKELDKIVDDTDN